One genomic window of Dermacentor andersoni chromosome 8, qqDerAnde1_hic_scaffold, whole genome shotgun sequence includes the following:
- the LOC126525602 gene encoding nucleoside diphosphate kinase-like, with protein MSRALPVDEAAQAAHPTTSSEEQRSASERPSNRPCAVLPQSVRVEFKPTMAPRERTFIMVKPDGVQRGLVGDIIARFENRGYKLVALKFMMAGEAVLKEHYADLADRPFFNGLVKFMQTGPVVPMVWEGANAILTGRDMIGATNPLQAKLGTVRGDYCIQVGRNLIHGSDSVESAKKEIALWFKESELVDWKPQMESLLYE; from the coding sequence ATGTCACGCGCACTTCCCGTAGACGAGGCCGCCCAGGCAGCGCATCCTACGACATCCAGCGAAGAACAGCGGTCGGCCTCGGAGCGTCCCAGCAACCGACCCTGCGCTGTGCTACCGCAGTCTGTTCGCGTCGAGTTCAAGCCCACCATGGCGCCCAGGGAGCGCACCTTCATCATGGTCAAGCCGGACGGCGTCCAGCGAGGCCTCGTCGGCGATATCATCGCGCGCTTCGAGAACCGCGGCTACAAGCTGGTCGCGCTCAAGTTCATGATGGCCGGCGAGGCGGTGCTCAAGGAGCACTACGCCGATCTCGCGGACAGACCTTTCTTCAACGGCCTGGTCAAGTTCATGCAGACCGGCCCCGTTGTGCCCATGGTGTGGGAAGGGGCGAACGCCATCCTCACCGGTCGGGACATGATAGGCGCCACCAACCCTCTGCAGGCCAAGCTGGGTACGGTGCGCGGCGACTACTGCATCCAGGTGGGACGCAACTTGATCCACGGAAGCGACAGCGTCGAGAGCGCCAAGAAGGAGATCGCGCTGTGGTTCAAGGAAAGCGAGCTGGTGGATTGGAAGCCCCAGATGGAGTCGTTGTTATACGAGTGA